Proteins encoded together in one Drosophila albomicans strain 15112-1751.03 chromosome 2R, ASM965048v2, whole genome shotgun sequence window:
- the LOC127565947 gene encoding integumentary mucin C.1-like, producing the protein MDKEYLADERTRLSTTPTTTESTTQSSTVTTTESTTPTSTESTTESTTPTTTESTTESTTPTTTESTTPSSTVTTTESTTPTSTESTTESTTPTTTESTTESTTPTTTESTTESSTTPTTTESTTESTTPTTTESTTHHSTVTTTESTTPTSSTTTESTTTPLLQPQNPQHQQLQNLPLLPLQP; encoded by the exons ATGGATAAAGAGTATCTGGCAGACGAACGCACTCGCTT atccacaacaccaacaactacagaatctacaacacaaagctctactgtaacaactactgaatctacaactccaacgtctaccgaatcaactacagaatctacaacaccaaccactactgaatcaactacagaatccacaacaccaacaactacagaatctacaacaccaagttctactgtaacaactactgaatctacaactccaacgtctaccgaatcaactacagaatctacaacaccaaccactactgaatcaactacagaatctacaacaccaacaactacagaatctaccaCAGAAAgctctact acaccaaccactactgaatcaactacagaatccacaacaccaaca actacagaatctacaacacatcattctactgtaacaactactgaatctacaactccaacgtcttctacaactacagaatctacaactaCACCACTTCTACAACCACagaatccacaacaccaacaactacagaatcttcCACTCCTACCACTACAACCATAG
- the LOC117575164 gene encoding uncharacterized protein LOC117575164 isoform X1, protein MFWSNMFLNDIGQPLILDPNKRYGRFEQHSGPLLLTSAAFQEHVVPNDWCGQVYGTSEDIARFQSMGSTKTYKYIVLKPHEPIQIEYRKIKNILTLIPVSQNTQLYYLQNDHVRVLIVDKLTGYLDFIPKAGANFHQALGSGIDVMYIDDLCFITDGNEAEQQREHLYVLIQLIRPKYLHGLRQNKLPRYMLDLCARKALYLKT, encoded by the exons atgttTTGGAGCAATATGTTTTTGAATGATATTGGTCAGCCTTTGATATTGGATCCCAATAAAAGATACGGACGTTTCGAACAA CACAGTGGACCACTGCTACTGACATCGGCCGCATTCCAGGAACATGTAGTTCCTAATGATTGGTGTGGGCAAGTTTATGGAACTTCTGAAGATATTGCTCGTTTTCAGAGCATGGGATCGACGAAAACCTACAAATACATAGTACTTAAACCACATGAAccaatacaaattgaatacaGAAAAATCAAGAACATTTTAACGTTGATTCCAGTGtcacaaaatacacaattatATTATCTTCAAA ATGATCATGTTAGAGTGCTAATAGTTGACAAATTGACTGGATATTTGGACTTTATACCAAAGGCTGGTGCGAATTTTCATCAAGCGCTGGGAAGTGGCATCGATGTCATGTACATAGACGATTTATGCTTTATAACAGATGGAAATGAGGCCGAGCAACAAAGAGAACATTTATATGTTCTCATTCAACTAATTAGACCTAAATACTTGCATGGCTTAAGGCAAAATAAGCTGCCGAGATACATGCTGGATTTATGTGCTCGCAAAGCGTTGTATCTCAAAACTTAA
- the LOC117575164 gene encoding uncharacterized protein LOC117575164 isoform X2, whose product MGSTKTYKYIVLKPHEPIQIEYRKIKNILTLIPVSQNTQLYYLQNDHVRVLIVDKLTGYLDFIPKAGANFHQALGSGIDVMYIDDLCFITDGNEAEQQREHLYVLIQLIRPKYLHGLRQNKLPRYMLDLCARKALYLKT is encoded by the exons ATGGGATCGACGAAAACCTACAAATACATAGTACTTAAACCACATGAAccaatacaaattgaatacaGAAAAATCAAGAACATTTTAACGTTGATTCCAGTGtcacaaaatacacaattatATTATCTTCAAA ATGATCATGTTAGAGTGCTAATAGTTGACAAATTGACTGGATATTTGGACTTTATACCAAAGGCTGGTGCGAATTTTCATCAAGCGCTGGGAAGTGGCATCGATGTCATGTACATAGACGATTTATGCTTTATAACAGATGGAAATGAGGCCGAGCAACAAAGAGAACATTTATATGTTCTCATTCAACTAATTAGACCTAAATACTTGCATGGCTTAAGGCAAAATAAGCTGCCGAGATACATGCTGGATTTATGTGCTCGCAAAGCGTTGTATCTCAAAACTTAA
- the LOC117575166 gene encoding signal recognition particle 14 kDa protein gives MVLLDNSNFILRLEKIANDAKKDSSFTITFKRYDGHDRPVPRPGKKPLPKPSTYMCLMRAQSKSKKISTIVSQEDVPTIMAMYSQFMKSKMDGLKRVKKVKSKAKATKA, from the exons ATGGTTTTGCTGGacaattcaaat tTTATACTGCGCTTAGAGAAGATTGCGAACGATGCAAAGAAGGATTCGTCCTTTACCATCACATTCAAGCGCT ACGATGGGCATGATCGTCCGGTGCCACGTCCCGGCAAGAAACCGCTGCCTAAGCCATCAACCTACATGTGTCTGATGCGAGCACAGTCCAAGTCAAAAAAG ATTTCGACTATCGTAAGTCAGGAGGATGTGCCCACAATTATGGCAATGTACTCGCAGTTTATGAAGAGCAAAATGGATGGTCTGAAGCGCGTCAAGAAAGTCAAAAGCAAGGCTAAGGCTACAAAAGCCTAA
- the LOC117575165 gene encoding elongin-B produces the protein MDVFLMIRRQKTTIFTDAKENTSVVELKRMIEGILKVPPGDQRLYNQDNDIMEDDNTLQDYGVTVSTAKAQAPAQLGLMCRNEMGDFETLDITPYSAPPDLPEVMKNQEASNGQEQVA, from the exons ATG GATGTGTTTCTAATGATCAGAAGGCAGAAAACAACCATTTTTACGGATGCCAAGGAAAACACATCAGTTGTTGAACTTAAACGCATGATCGAAg GCATCTTGAAAGTGCCACCAGGCGATCAGCGATTATATAATCAGGACAATGACATCATGGAGGATGATAATACGCTGCAGGATTACGGCGTTACGGTATCCACGGCAAAGGCGCAAGCTCCAGCGCAATTGGGTTTAATGTGCag GAATGAAATGGGTGATTTTGAGACGCTTGATATCACACCATACTCAGCACCGCCGGACTTACCAGAAGTGATGAAGAACCAAGAGGCCTCAAATGGACAAGAACAAGTCGCATAA
- the LOC117574162 gene encoding esterase GA18864, whose translation MTNNEAEAAGSSRASGGAAGGSASTSSAAKIEITEKVRVLCLHGYRQDADSFKNKLGSFRKFAGKYADFVFISAPHVAAPLEPNAAPVEEQRSWWANKDDGTFKGTNKSGPAIGFQDSLHVVEQAWKTQGPFQGLLGFSQGACFVGLICGLAKKKLTSIRPEFAVLSSGFISGSLVHMSAYEERITIPTLHIYGLTDEIIPKDMSEALAAQFKNVEVLEHDGGHYFPAKAQQKQTYINFFQDRLQEYLEHLELQQSSNASFIDSAEEDDGGVTDANDAEVAAVTAAAGSGMDDSD comes from the exons ATGACCAACAacgaagcagaagcagccgGCTCTAGCCGCGCCAGTGGCGGTGCCGCAGGAGGTAGCGCATCCACATCCTCAGCAGCCAAAATCGAGATCACTGAGAAAGTGCGCGTCCTTTGCTTGCACGGCTACCGGCAAGATg cGGACTCGTTTAAAAATAAGCTTGGCTCATTTCGCAAGTTCGCCGGCAAATACGCAGACTTTGTGTTCATCTCAGCGCCACATGTGGCAGCCCCTCTCGAACCCAATGCTGCGCCTGTTGAGGAGCAGCGTAGTTGGTGGGCCAATAAAGATGATGGCACGTTTAAGGGCACCAACAAGAGTGGACCCGCCATTGGCTTCCAGGACAGTCTGCATGTGGTGGAGCAGGCGTGGAAAACACAAGGTCCATTCCAAGGACTCTTGGGTTTTTCACAGGGCGCTTGCTTTGTGGGCTTAATCTGCGGACTGGCCAAGAAGAAGC TGACCTCCATTCGACCTGAGTTCGCGGTGCTTAGCTCGGGTTTCATATCGGGTAGTCTGGTGCACATGAGCGCATATGAGGAGCGCATCACAATTCCAACCCTGCATATCTATGGCTTAACAGATGAGATTATACCCAAGGACATGAGTGAAGCGCTGGCCGCGCAATTCAAGAATGTCGAGGTACTGGAGCACGATGGTGGACATTACTTTCCAGCGAAGGCGCAACAGAAGCAAACGTACATCAATTTCTTCCAAGATCGCCTGCAAGAGTATCTGGAGCATCTAGAGctgcagcagagcagcaatgCATCGTTCATCGACTCGGCGGAAGAGGATGATGGCGGTGTCACGGATGCCAATGATGCTGAAGTGGCTGCGGTGACAGCAGCCGCTGGATCCGGAATGGATGACAGTGATTAA